In Belonocnema kinseyi isolate 2016_QV_RU_SX_M_011 chromosome 4, B_treatae_v1, whole genome shotgun sequence, a single window of DNA contains:
- the LOC117171977 gene encoding uncharacterized protein LOC117171977, whose product MHTKRRATLLTVSFHLSQDEATISQSKSYPLNSYTPEKVASLCYNAITKAMQHPIACLGLSAEKLIQVKDSGLFRNSFTENANQEESKNDSSLMLETKVSESLDACSEFESNQKTKLDVNSENLDYKNIDELDVKRENFFKYYAPKSHSSFDAALDSENFKQSFFINILREKNVNEDDKLVFKAELTETEIGNADSENLDSNSNNIFPLVTADVDHLDSAENIDTNSSQDLKSSSSKKENCSEMKTSQLSAQVSPSMWSASKMDNVESFVNSNGKVMVKLHEIFPDPRDINPGVISLLPPELQKEANELLKNITKKNKKIAILAEHDRLKKNCKIKPPEPGSSKGGNLIHSFLIKSSSSCETDESLKKCEKCHQLIHVEKMPEHNNYHVAQEIQKEINKSTTEDVYCKRKKETFKRRNTKNLKINTKSKSIAYFFS is encoded by the coding sequence ATGCACACGAAACGGCGTGCTACGCTTTTGACAGTCAGTTTTCATTTGAGTCAAGACGAAGCCACAATTTCCCAATCAAAATCATATCCTCTAAATTCCTACACGCCGGAGAAAGTCGCCTCTTTATGCTACAACGCTATCACAAAAGCGATGCAACATCCAATCGCGTGTCTAGGCCTCTCTGCAGAAAAATTGATACAAGTTAAGGACAGTGGACTTTTCCGCAATTCCTTCACAGAGAATGCAAACCAGGAGGAAAGTAAAAACGATTCTTCACTCATGCTAGAGACTAAGGTTAGTGAGTCATTGGACGCATGTTCTGAATTTGAGAgcaatcaaaaaacaaaattggatGTAAATTCTGAGAACCTTGACTACAAAAATATAGATGAACTAGATGTAAAGAGAGAAAACTTCTTTAAATATTACGCACCGAAGTCTCATAGTAGTTTCGACGCAGCTCtggattctgaaaattttaaacaatctttttttattaatattttaagggAGAAAAATGTAAACGAAGATGATAAATTAGTATTCAAAGCTGAACTTACAGAAACTGAAATAGGTAACGCAGATAGTGAAAATTTGGATAGTAACTCTAACAATATTTTTCCGCTAGTAACCGCGGATGTGGATCATCTCGATAGCGCAGAAAATATAGATACTAATTCTTCTCAAGATTTGAAATCTTCTTCgtcgaaaaaagaaaattgttcggAAATGAAAACTTCACAATTATCTGCGCAAGTATCTCCAAGTATGTGGTCTGCGTCAAAAATGGACAATGTGGAATCGTTTGTAAATAGCAATGGAAAAGTAATGGTTAAATTGCATGAAATCTTTCCAGACCCAAGAGACATAAATCCAGGTGTCATATCACTTTTACCGCCAGAATTGCAAAAAGAAGCTAACGAACTTTTGAAAAACATCACTAAGAAAAACAAGAAGATAGCAATTTTGGCGGAACATgacagattaaaaaagaattgtaagatCAAGCCTCCCGAACCAGGTTCGAGTAAAGGCGGAAACTTGATTCATAGTTTTTTAATCAAGTCAAGTTCAAGCTGTGAGACTGATGAATCGTTAAAGAAATGTGAAAAGTGTCATCAATTGATACATGTAGAAAAAATGCCTGAACACAATAACTATCACGTTGCTCAGGAAATACAAAAAGAGATCAATAAATCTACGACCGAAGATGTCTATTGCAAGAGAAAGAAGGAAACTTTTAAAAGACGAAAcacgaaaaacttaaaaattaatacaaaaagtaAGTCAATAGCTTATTTCTTTTCATAA